In Corallococcus caeni, a single genomic region encodes these proteins:
- a CDS encoding TadE/TadG family type IV pilus assembly protein encodes MRRGGESGQVAVETAIVLPLFVFMLLGILQLGLMHQARLLTKYAAYKAVRAGSIHNADIPTMEKAALAVLLPMVSTAASGGAEIITPITSGSDFKSKFESGDIGKNKMSDASGLKFAEVTICNPLKGDLGSGSHSNKEMDFDDPKVASGEGGWADSLRTKLSVQVTFNYRLPIPFADVVIYNIARGRDLPYVLRLGKDSDRDEFIVKKMSKYDSAADNKLYILPIRATYIMRMHSNLYLTQKELPEENECIFPFEP; translated from the coding sequence ATGAGGCGCGGCGGCGAATCAGGCCAGGTGGCGGTGGAGACGGCCATCGTCTTGCCCCTGTTCGTGTTCATGCTGCTGGGCATCCTCCAGCTGGGGCTGATGCACCAGGCCCGGCTCCTCACGAAGTACGCGGCCTACAAGGCCGTGCGCGCCGGCTCCATCCACAACGCGGACATCCCCACCATGGAGAAGGCCGCCCTGGCGGTGCTGCTGCCCATGGTGAGCACGGCCGCCAGCGGGGGCGCGGAGATCATCACGCCCATCACCAGCGGCAGCGACTTCAAGTCCAAGTTCGAGTCCGGCGACATCGGCAAGAACAAGATGAGCGACGCCTCCGGCCTGAAGTTCGCGGAGGTCACCATCTGCAACCCCCTGAAGGGGGACCTGGGCTCCGGCTCCCACTCCAACAAGGAGATGGACTTCGATGATCCGAAGGTCGCCTCCGGTGAAGGCGGCTGGGCGGACAGCCTGCGCACCAAGCTGAGCGTGCAGGTGACGTTCAACTACCGCCTGCCCATCCCGTTCGCGGACGTCGTCATCTACAACATCGCGCGCGGCCGCGACCTGCCGTACGTGCTGCGGCTGGGCAAGGACTCGGACCGGGACGAGTTCATCGTCAAGAAGATGTCCAAGTACGACTCCGCCGCGGACAACAAGCTCTACATCCTGCCCATCCGCGCCACGTACATCATGCGGATGCACTCCAACCTCTACCTCACCCAGAAGGAACTTCCGGAGGAGAACGAATGCATCTTCCCGTTCGAACCGTGA